A window of Halomicrobium zhouii genomic DNA:
TGATCAGGTAGGCGTCGGACCGCATCGCGTCGAGTTCGAACTCGCCGACCAGTTTCCGCGTCTCTTCTGTCAGCGGGACTGTGAGGACGACGAATCGCGCGTCGGCGACGGCCTCGGTCAGGTCCGTCGGCGTGTAGACGCGCTCGACGTGGTCGACGGGTGTCGGTGTGCGCCGGACCCCCGTGACGTGCATCCCCAGGCAGTCGGCCCGGCTGGCCACCCCGCGGCCGAGCGTCCCGAGGCCGACGACGGTGACGGACTGTCCGGCGAGCGTGAACGCCTCGTCCCACGCCGGCGGCCCCCACTCCCGTCGCTCCTGATTCGACCGGTAGACGTGGAGGCGACGGGCGAAGCTCGTCATGTAGCCGAAGACCGTCTCGCCGACGGCGTCGCCGTGGATGCCGGTGCTGTTCGTCAACCGGATCCCACGGTCCGAGAGGTCCTCGAAGGGAAATCGGTCGACGCCCGCCTGGACGGAGTGGATCCAGTCGAGATCGGCGTCGAGGAACGCCGGCTCGTAGGCGAAGGTGACCAGCGCGTCGCAGTCCTCCACCGGCCGGTCGTCCGGGACGACGGCGACCGAGCCGACGTCGGCGATCAGTTCGCGGAGGTGGCCCGGTGGGAAGATCTGCCGAACCGAGCGGTGGATACCGACGTCC
This region includes:
- the ddh gene encoding D-2-hydroxyacid dehydrogenase — protein: MDVGIHRSVRQIFPPGHLRELIADVGSVAVVPDDRPVEDCDALVTFAYEPAFLDADLDWIHSVQAGVDRFPFEDLSDRGIRLTNSTGIHGDAVGETVFGYMTSFARRLHVYRSNQERREWGPPAWDEAFTLAGQSVTVVGLGTLGRGVASRADCLGMHVTGVRRTPTPVDHVERVYTPTDLTEAVADARFVVLTVPLTEETRKLVGEFELDAMRSDAYLINVARGAVVDQAALLDALESGGLAGAALDVFEDEPLPADSPLWEMDDVVVTPHVAAATRDYADRIAALVRENCRRLEAGRSLANEVV